A stretch of the Fibrobacter sp. genome encodes the following:
- a CDS encoding HAD-IIA family hydrolase, with the protein MDALELEIYKRYRNVIDPDWQSGSGLLGTEWNEPRRVRLGDLLDLYDAFCFDGYGTLYNRGSFVYEGALEWFSTLRAAGKQVRLVTNAASNVESVLAAEADARGFDFTAGETVSSGSLAASFFEQRSRTGNAIRELYYIGRPSGVAVLESFGVSAVENPECPVVAVSSATADESMFVHAVRILQKPGATLLVLNSDAWAPNIDGSRLPVSGALAERLRRESGCDDVHYFGKPFPAIFNKVKFSLPAGSRILMVGDTLGTDVMGARYAGIDSALVVGRNEPAAELKADERALGIVPDYYLEV; encoded by the coding sequence ACCCGGACTGGCAGTCTGGGTCGGGTCTCTTGGGTACGGAATGGAATGAGCCTCGCCGAGTTCGGCTGGGTGATTTGTTGGATTTATACGATGCGTTCTGCTTTGACGGTTATGGCACTCTCTACAACCGCGGCTCCTTTGTTTATGAGGGCGCGCTGGAGTGGTTCTCCACGCTGCGCGCTGCAGGCAAGCAAGTTCGCCTCGTGACGAATGCGGCCTCGAATGTCGAATCGGTGCTTGCCGCCGAGGCTGATGCTCGCGGGTTTGACTTTACTGCAGGCGAAACCGTTTCTTCGGGAAGCCTTGCGGCATCGTTCTTCGAGCAGCGTTCTCGGACGGGGAACGCCATCCGGGAATTGTACTATATTGGCCGTCCTTCGGGTGTTGCCGTTCTGGAATCTTTCGGAGTCTCCGCAGTGGAAAATCCCGAATGTCCTGTAGTGGCGGTCTCGTCGGCGACTGCGGATGAATCGATGTTTGTGCACGCGGTGCGCATTTTGCAAAAGCCGGGTGCGACGTTGCTGGTGCTGAATTCCGATGCGTGGGCTCCGAACATAGACGGTTCTCGCTTGCCAGTCTCGGGCGCTCTTGCCGAACGTCTTCGTCGCGAATCGGGTTGCGACGATGTCCATTATTTCGGGAAACCTTTCCCCGCGATTTTTAACAAAGTAAAATTCAGTTTGCCTGCGGGCTCACGCATCCTCATGGTGGGCGATACGCTCGGGACTGATGTTATGGGCGCACGCTATGCGGGTATAGATTCCGCACTTGTCGTGGGGCGGAATGAGCCTGCGGCGGAATTGAAGGCGGATGAACGCGCTCTCGGGATTGTTCCCGATTATTACTTGGAAGTCTGA